The following nucleotide sequence is from Tardiphaga sp. 709.
CGGACCTGCTCGCCGACCTTGGCCCACTGCTCGGTCTCGGACTTCAGGATCGCGTTGATGCCCTTGAGCTCTGCGCGGAGTTCCTTGTCTTCCTTCTTGATCTCGAACTCTTCGAGCTTGCGCAGGCTGCGCAGCCGCATGTTCAGGATCGACTCGGCCTGCAATTCGGTCAGGCTGAACGCCTTCATCAAAGCCGGTTTCGGCTCATCCTCGGTGCGGATGATCCTGATCACCTCATCGATGTTGAGATAGGCGATCAGGTAACCGCCGAGCACTTCCAGCCGATGCTCGATCTGGTTCTTGCGGAAGTTGGAGCGGCGCAGCAGCACGTCGCGCAGATGGTCGAGCCATTCGCGCAGGCATTCGGCAAGGCCGAGCACCTTGGGGATGCGCCCCTTCACCAGCACGTTGAGATTCAGCGGAATCTTGCTTTCGAGCTCGGTGAGCTTGAACAGCGACTCCATCACCAGACCGGCATCGACATTGCGTGTCTTCGGTTCGATGACGACGCGGATGTCCTCGGCAGACTCGTCGCGGATATCGCCGATCAGCGGCAGCTTCTTGTCGTTGAGCAGCTCGGCGATCTTCTCGATCAACCGCGACTTCTGCACCAACCATGGAATCTCGGTGACCACGACATTCCAGGCGCCACGGACGCCCTCTTCCACATGCCACTTGGCGCGGGTGCGGAACGAGCCGCGCCCGGTCATATAGGCCTCGGCGATGCTTTCCTTGGAATCGACGATGATGCCGCCGGTCGGGAAATCCGGTCCTTTCACCCAGCGCATCAGCGATTTCGATTTGGCGTCGGGCTTGTCGATCAGATGCAGCGCGGCGTCGCAGAGTTCGGCGACGTTGTGCGGCGGGATCGAGGTGGCCATGCCGACCGCGATGCCCTGCGCGCCATTGGCCAACAGGTTCGGGAAACCGCCCGGCAGCACTGCGGGCTCTTTGGTCTGGCCGTCATAATTCGGGCGCAGCTCGACCGCGTCCTCGTCGATCCCTTCGAGCAGCAACCGCGCCACATCGGTCATGCGGGCTTCGGTGTAACGATAGGCCGCAGCACTATCGCCGTCGATATTGCCGAAATTGCCCTGGCCGTCGACCAGCGGATAGCGTGACGAGAAATCCTGCGCGAGGCGCACCAGCGCGTCATAGATCGACTGGTCACCATGCGGATGGAACGAGCCCATCACGTCGCCGACGATCTTGGCGGACTTCTTGAACGGCGTGCCCGGATCGAGCCGCAGCAGGCGCATGCCATAGAGGATGCGGCGGTGAACCGGCTTCAAACCGTCCCGCGCATCCGGCAGCGCCCGGTGCATGATCGTGGACAGCGCGTAAGCAAGATAGCGCTCCTCGAGCGCGTCCCGCAGCTGCACTTCGTGAATTTCAGCCGGCTCCGGCGGAATCAGTCTTTTTCCCATGGCGAGGGGTTAGCGCCTCCCAGCGAATCGGGCAAGAAATGAATCTTGCGCCACCGATCAAGTTCCATCGATATCGGGGCGTCCTCCCGTAAATAGGGGCCGCCCACGTCGCTCCTACAACCATCAGGCGTCTGATAGATGGCGGTTCCAGGCTCAGCCTGGACGCCATCTTCCCGCGGCTATTTGGATTTCTGGATGGAGGTCACGACGATCTGACCATCGACGCGACCGGCATCGAACTTCACCTTGTCGCCCACCTTGACCGATTTCAGCATCGCCCGGTCCTTGACGCGAAACACCATGGTCATGCCCTCGTCCATATCGAGGCTCTTGATTGGACCGTGCTTCAGCGTGATCTTGCCCGCTGCTTCATCGATTTTCTTCACTTCCCCGCGCGCGGCAGCATCCTGCGCGGCCGCCACGACGCCGAACATTGAGAGCGCGACAAAGGCTACGAGCGCCACAAATCCATTGGTCTTCATCATGCATTCCTTTGCTTGAGATTGAGCTGTTTGCATCGAGCTATTTCACGATGACTTTGCCAGTCATGCCCAATTCACGATGCGTCGGGATCAGGCACGAATAT
It contains:
- the parC gene encoding DNA topoisomerase IV subunit A, which gives rise to MGKRLIPPEPAEIHEVQLRDALEERYLAYALSTIMHRALPDARDGLKPVHRRILYGMRLLRLDPGTPFKKSAKIVGDVMGSFHPHGDQSIYDALVRLAQDFSSRYPLVDGQGNFGNIDGDSAAAYRYTEARMTDVARLLLEGIDEDAVELRPNYDGQTKEPAVLPGGFPNLLANGAQGIAVGMATSIPPHNVAELCDAALHLIDKPDAKSKSLMRWVKGPDFPTGGIIVDSKESIAEAYMTGRGSFRTRAKWHVEEGVRGAWNVVVTEIPWLVQKSRLIEKIAELLNDKKLPLIGDIRDESAEDIRVVIEPKTRNVDAGLVMESLFKLTELESKIPLNLNVLVKGRIPKVLGLAECLREWLDHLRDVLLRRSNFRKNQIEHRLEVLGGYLIAYLNIDEVIRIIRTEDEPKPALMKAFSLTELQAESILNMRLRSLRKLEEFEIKKEDKELRAELKGINAILKSETEQWAKVGEQVRKVRDIFGPKTPLGKRRTVFADAPEHDLAALEESLVEREPVTVVISEKGWVRTLKGQVADLSNLTFKTDDKLDKAFFAETTSKLMLLATNGRFYSLDVSKLPGGRGHGEPIRLFIDMEGDAAIVSMFVHKGGRKFLIASHDGQGFLVNEDDCVGTTRKGKQVLNVEMPNEARVLTVVGEGSDQVAVIGTNHKMVIFPLEQVPEMARGRGVRLQKYTSAGLSDVATFVAKEGLTWKDSSDREHRLTWKELADWRGNRADAGRLATGLPKSNKFGRVIE
- a CDS encoding copper-binding protein; this translates as MKTNGFVALVAFVALSMFGVVAAAQDAAARGEVKKIDEAAGKITLKHGPIKSLDMDEGMTMVFRVKDRAMLKSVKVGDKVKFDAGRVDGQIVVTSIQKSK